A stretch of the Enterobacter mori genome encodes the following:
- the bcsB gene encoding cellulose biosynthesis cyclic di-GMP-binding regulatory protein BcsB, translating into MKTKLSWLCAVAMGMSALPATMANAAPDNAAATPAPTVPVVAQATDPVVTAAPGQTENVVPNKPTAGNTLPADSQVVGQVMPGVRGASAPVVAENVPSRDVKLSFAQIAPPPGSMVLRGINPNGGVEFGMRSDEVVSNAVLNLEYTPSPSLLPVQSQLKVYLNDELMDVLPVTKEQLGKKTLAQVPINPLFITDFNRVRLEFVGHYRDVCENPASNTLWMDIGRNSSLQLTYQPLALKNDLSAFPVPFFDPRDNRPLNLPMVFAGAPDVTEQLAATIVASWFGSRSGWRGQSFPVMYDKMPDKNAIVFATNAKRPAFLREHPDVKAPTIEMINHPDNPYVKLLIVFGRDDKDLVQAAKGIAQGNILFRGNSVTVDEVKPLLARKPYDAPNWVRTDRAITFGELKTYEEQLQSTGLEPSPVSLSLNLPPDLYLLRTNGIDINLNYRYTAPSTKDSSRMDISLNNQFLQSFSLTSTQDTNRLMLRLPVLQGLLDGKTDVSIPALKLGAINQLRFDFQYMNPMPGGSVDNCITFQPVQNHVVIGDESTIDFSKYYHFIAMPDLRAFANASFPFSRMADLSESIVVMPKAPNEGQVSTLLDTMGTVGAQTGLPAINVTLTDDGSQIQNKDADVMIIGNIPDKLKDDKRVDLLVQAAQSWVKTPLRQTEFPSIMPDSGDRQANVRTSVSSTGPMAAIVGFQSPYNDQRSVIALLADSPRGYELLNTAMNDSGKRAAMFGSVSVIREAGVNSLRVGDVYYVGHLPWFERLWYALSNHPVLLAILAAVSVILLAWVLWRLLRIISRRRLNPDHE; encoded by the coding sequence ATGAAAACAAAACTTTCCTGGTTATGTGCAGTGGCAATGGGGATGAGTGCGCTCCCTGCAACAATGGCTAACGCAGCGCCTGATAACGCAGCGGCCACGCCTGCCCCTACGGTTCCGGTGGTCGCGCAAGCGACCGATCCTGTTGTCACGGCAGCACCGGGGCAAACGGAAAACGTGGTCCCGAATAAGCCGACGGCGGGGAATACCTTACCTGCCGACAGCCAGGTCGTTGGGCAGGTGATGCCAGGCGTACGTGGTGCCAGTGCGCCTGTTGTCGCCGAAAATGTGCCGTCGCGCGATGTGAAGCTGTCGTTCGCCCAGATTGCACCGCCGCCGGGCAGCATGGTGCTGCGTGGCATCAATCCTAATGGCGGCGTTGAGTTTGGGATGCGTAGCGACGAAGTGGTATCGAATGCGGTGTTGAATCTGGAATACACGCCGTCACCGTCACTGCTGCCCGTTCAGTCTCAGTTGAAGGTCTATCTGAACGATGAATTGATGGACGTTTTGCCGGTCACCAAAGAGCAGCTGGGTAAGAAAACCCTGGCTCAGGTGCCGATCAACCCGCTGTTCATCACCGACTTTAACCGTGTCCGTCTGGAATTCGTCGGCCACTATCGTGATGTATGTGAAAACCCGGCCAGCAACACGCTGTGGATGGATATTGGTCGTAACTCCTCGCTGCAGTTGACCTATCAGCCGCTGGCGTTGAAAAACGATCTCTCTGCCTTCCCGGTCCCGTTCTTCGACCCGCGTGACAATCGCCCGTTAAACTTGCCGATGGTCTTTGCGGGTGCACCTGATGTGACGGAACAGCTAGCCGCCACCATCGTGGCCTCCTGGTTTGGCTCTCGCTCCGGCTGGCGCGGTCAGAGCTTCCCGGTCATGTACGACAAAATGCCGGACAAAAACGCCATTGTGTTTGCCACTAACGCCAAACGCCCGGCGTTCCTGCGCGAACACCCGGACGTTAAAGCGCCGACGATTGAAATGATCAACCACCCGGACAATCCGTATGTGAAGCTGCTGATCGTCTTCGGGCGTGATGATAAAGATCTGGTGCAGGCGGCAAAAGGCATTGCGCAGGGCAATATCCTGTTCCGTGGCAACAGCGTCACCGTGGATGAGGTGAAACCGTTGCTGGCGCGTAAGCCTTATGATGCGCCGAACTGGGTCCGAACCGACCGTGCCATTACTTTTGGCGAGCTGAAAACGTATGAAGAGCAGCTGCAGTCGACCGGGCTTGAACCTTCCCCGGTCAGTCTGTCTCTGAATCTGCCGCCGGATCTGTATCTGCTGCGCACCAACGGGATTGATATCAACCTGAACTACCGTTACACCGCGCCGTCGACCAAAGACAGCTCGCGCATGGATATCAGCCTTAACAACCAGTTCCTGCAATCATTCAGTCTGACGAGCACCCAGGATACCAACCGCCTGATGCTCCGCCTGCCTGTGCTGCAGGGGCTGCTGGACGGTAAAACCGATGTGTCCATCCCGGCGCTGAAACTTGGCGCGATAAACCAGCTGCGCTTCGACTTCCAGTACATGAACCCGATGCCAGGCGGCTCGGTCGATAACTGCATCACCTTCCAGCCGGTACAGAACCATGTCGTGATTGGCGATGAGTCCACTATCGACTTCTCGAAGTATTATCACTTTATCGCGATGCCGGATCTGCGTGCGTTTGCCAACGCCAGCTTCCCGTTCAGCCGCATGGCCGACCTGTCTGAGTCCATTGTTGTGATGCCGAAAGCGCCAAATGAGGGGCAGGTGTCGACGCTGCTGGATACGATGGGAACCGTTGGGGCGCAAACGGGTTTACCGGCCATTAACGTGACGCTCACCGACGACGGCAGTCAAATCCAGAATAAAGATGCCGATGTCATGATCATTGGCAATATTCCGGACAAGCTGAAGGATGATAAGCGCGTCGATCTGCTGGTGCAGGCTGCGCAATCGTGGGTGAAAACGCCGCTGCGCCAGACCGAGTTCCCGAGCATCATGCCGGACAGTGGTGACCGCCAGGCCAACGTGAGAACCAGCGTAAGCTCAACGGGCCCGATGGCGGCTATCGTGGGCTTCCAGTCACCGTATAACGATCAGCGCAGCGTGATCGCCCTGCTGGCAGACAGCCCTCGCGGGTATGAACTGTTAAACACGGCGATGAACGACAGCGGTAAACGAGCCGCCATGTTTGGTTCTGTCTCCGTTATTCGTGAGGCGGGCGTCAACAGCCTGCGCGTCGGCGATGTTTACTATGTAGGTCATCTGCCGTGGTTCGAACGTCTGTGGTATGCCTTGTCCAACCATCCGGTCCTGCTGGCGATTCTGGCTGCAGTAAGTGTGATATTGCTGGCATGGGTGCTGTGGCGTCTGCTGCGTATCATCAGCCGTCGTCGTTTGAATCCGGATCATGAGTAA